In one window of Primulina tabacum isolate GXHZ01 chromosome 8, ASM2559414v2, whole genome shotgun sequence DNA:
- the LOC142554095 gene encoding uncharacterized protein LOC142554095 — MSTFGIQGQSLEITVVGCNKLKNTEWITRQDPYVCIEYGNSKFRTRTCKDGGRNPTFQEKFVLSLIEGLREFSVNVWNSNTLTYDDFIGSGKIQLQRVLSNGYDNSAWTLQDKRGRHAGEVRLILHFANAYKPVTSHLPQYSVTPASQVPLFSASPVSSYPPTSVPAPPPSLAYPPNPAVYPRPPPPSLAYPPNPAVYPPPPSPSPSYPPNSAVYPPPPAPSQSYPPIPAVYPPPSYHQPPTYPSTYPPGPSPSVYPPPSNEPHYYPPGLYPPSPYHPQQY; from the exons ATGTCGACTTTCGGCATCCAAGGTCAATCGCTAGAGATTACAG TTGTTGGTTGTAACAAATTGAAAAATACTGAATGGATCACCAGGCAAGATCCCTACGTTTGTATTGAATATGGCAACTCCAAGTTTCGAACACGTACTTGTAAAG ATGGGGGGAGGAATCCCACTTTTCAAGAGAAATTCGTGCTTAGCTTGATAGAAGGGTTGAGGGAATTCAGTGTTAACGTGTGGAACAGCAATACTCTGACTTACGATGATTTCATAGGCAGCGGAAA GATTCAATTACAGAGAGTTTTATCCAATGGTTACGACAATAGCGCATGGACTCTTCAGGACAAAAGGGGCAG GCATGCTGGAGAAGTTCGATTGATACTCCACTTTGCTAATGCCTAT AAGCCAGTTACAAGTCATCTTCCACAATATTCGGTGACGCCAGCTTCTCAAGTCCCTCTTTTCTCGGCATCTCCAGTCTCTTCATATCCTCCAACAAGTGTCCCAGCTCCACCTCCTTCTCTGGCATACCCTCCTAATCCAGCGGTATATCCCCGACCTCCTCCTCCTTCTCTGGCATACCCTCCTAATCCAGCGGTATATCCCCCACCTCCTTCTCCTTCTCCATCATACCCTCCTAATTCAGCAGTATATCCCCCACCTCCTGCTCCTTCTCAGTCATACCCTCCTATTCCAGCAGTATATCCCCCACCCTCATATCATCAACCACCTACATATCCTTCAACGTATCCACCAGGGCCATCGCCATCAGTGTATCCCCCACCATCCAACGAGCCACACTACTATCCTCCAG GTTTATATCCGCCGTCTCCTTATCATCCACAGCAATACTAA